A window of the Fibrobacter sp. genome harbors these coding sequences:
- a CDS encoding nucleotidyltransferase domain-containing protein has protein sequence MALCIETDQLETVQRIIALHFEGMEVWAHGARVSGVDLTPETELELVAISEKPLSFEVMTSVEKAFVDSGLPFRVDIMDWAKLPESLQKQIKKEHEVVQSTVED, from the coding sequence ATGGCATTATGCATTGAAACCGATCAATTGGAAACCGTTCAGAGGATCATTGCCCTCCATTTCGAAGGCATGGAAGTCTGGGCCCATGGCGCACGCGTCTCGGGCGTAGATCTTACCCCTGAAACCGAACTCGAATTGGTAGCGATTTCCGAAAAACCTCTCTCTTTTGAGGTTATGACGTCTGTGGAAAAGGCTTTCGTAGATAGTGGTCTCCCGTTCCGTGTAGATATCATGGACTGGGCAAAACTGCCGGAATCCCTCCAAAAGCAAATCAAGAAAGAACACGAAGTGGTTCAGTCCACCGTGGAAGATTAA
- a CDS encoding low molecular weight phosphotyrosine protein phosphatase, translated as MIKILFICHGNICRSPMAEYVMKDMVQAREEDLRKVGLSAEDFEIRSAATSTEEIGNPVYPPARRMLNSHGINCDGHAARQMTQRDYDHYDYIILMDRNNLRNLRWNLSPAQLKDDARKITMMMDWTRRPGDVADPWYTGNFDATWRDVNEGCDGLLNHIIANAMLK; from the coding sequence ATGATCAAGATTCTTTTTATTTGTCATGGAAATATTTGCCGCAGTCCTATGGCGGAATATGTGATGAAGGATATGGTGCAGGCCCGTGAAGAGGACTTGCGCAAGGTCGGCCTTTCTGCTGAGGATTTTGAAATTCGCAGTGCGGCCACTTCCACCGAGGAAATTGGAAACCCGGTTTATCCGCCAGCACGCCGTATGCTGAACTCCCATGGGATCAATTGCGATGGACATGCTGCACGTCAGATGACTCAGCGGGATTACGATCATTATGATTACATCATCTTGATGGATAGAAATAATCTGCGGAACTTGCGCTGGAATTTATCTCCGGCCCAGTTAAAGGATGATGCGCGGAAAATCACCATGATGATGGATTGGACACGCCGCCCTGGTGATGTAGCGGACCCTTGGTACACCGGAAATTTTGATGCCACTTGGCGCGATGTAAATGAAGGCTGTGATGGCCTGCTGAATCACATTATTGCAAATGCGATGCTGAAATAA
- a CDS encoding beta-galactosidase has translation MKKFACLGLMPFFMWACGDNGNNVNGNEIGDDISSSSIENLPIESLPESSSSIDLPSSSTESSSSNAISSSSFASSSSSETPFVGDTTKVVYQLKPFEGPLANPHKGFTVPTGGTWVFDPSLLYGPYGANGNKAWDLVTYGSGYQQWNKLNPAKDVYDWTELDKLLDALEQHGMGYALRVLPYTPSHITGNDTPTEKYDWTPNFVYEMGAKKTTATLQGKGYKAQVPVWDDPIYLQAAKDFGTALAAKYDGDPRIEYIDVRSFGEWGEWHASHLDGSEMPSAEIEMDMLKHYASVFKKTQLVLPSNGSGDVYTYALSLGITKRDDGFIGIPGRPDSLVRAYKANLPTIAENIAGYTTMLQYTDVVPGNYYKWTPDRWVSAIKTAHLTYYVLDQDSDGGEKFYQDNKALADSMTHVIGYNFKIEEAELLTITGDKETKNALNITVKNSGVAPCFFDVYVVAEFVNSDGEVLSQLGETIKIEKGTFHDEDVRKFSFANVVPAKETNVAALPGVSVALSIYESEEAFKAGKKPTVRFDNDGLQENNKLLLRQ, from the coding sequence ATGAAAAAGTTTGCGTGTTTAGGATTAATGCCCTTCTTTATGTGGGCATGTGGAGACAATGGGAATAACGTCAATGGTAACGAAATCGGCGACGATATTTCAAGTTCATCTATCGAGAATTTGCCTATTGAAAGCCTGCCGGAAAGTTCCTCCAGTATCGACCTGCCGAGCAGTTCCACCGAATCCAGTAGCTCAAATGCCATCTCCAGCAGTTCTTTCGCAAGCTCAAGCTCTAGTGAAACGCCCTTTGTCGGCGATACAACAAAAGTAGTTTATCAACTAAAACCTTTCGAAGGTCCTTTGGCCAATCCCCACAAGGGCTTTACGGTTCCTACAGGCGGCACCTGGGTCTTTGACCCTTCCCTTCTATATGGCCCATACGGTGCCAACGGAAACAAAGCATGGGACTTGGTCACTTATGGCTCCGGTTACCAGCAATGGAACAAGTTGAATCCTGCGAAAGATGTTTACGACTGGACGGAGTTGGACAAGTTACTAGACGCTCTTGAACAACACGGCATGGGTTATGCACTCCGCGTATTGCCCTACACGCCCTCACACATTACAGGAAACGATACTCCCACAGAGAAATACGACTGGACTCCTAATTTCGTTTACGAGATGGGCGCCAAAAAGACTACCGCCACACTTCAGGGAAAAGGCTACAAGGCACAAGTTCCTGTTTGGGATGACCCAATCTATTTACAGGCCGCAAAAGATTTCGGAACGGCACTTGCTGCAAAGTACGATGGAGACCCTCGCATTGAATATATCGACGTCCGCAGTTTTGGGGAATGGGGTGAATGGCACGCCTCTCACCTAGACGGCAGCGAAATGCCCTCCGCCGAAATTGAAATGGACATGCTGAAACATTACGCTTCTGTTTTCAAGAAGACCCAGTTGGTGTTGCCCTCAAACGGCTCCGGTGATGTTTACACCTATGCATTAAGCCTCGGCATTACAAAACGTGACGACGGATTTATCGGTATCCCGGGAAGGCCCGATTCTTTGGTACGCGCCTACAAGGCAAATCTGCCCACCATCGCAGAAAATATTGCCGGCTACACCACCATGTTACAGTACACCGATGTGGTGCCCGGGAATTATTACAAGTGGACTCCCGACCGTTGGGTAAGCGCCATTAAAACCGCACACTTGACTTATTATGTTCTGGACCAGGACAGCGACGGTGGAGAAAAATTCTACCAAGACAACAAAGCTCTGGCAGATTCCATGACTCATGTTATTGGCTACAATTTCAAAATTGAAGAGGCTGAACTTTTGACCATTACTGGTGACAAGGAAACAAAAAACGCATTGAACATTACGGTGAAAAATTCCGGCGTTGCACCGTGTTTCTTTGACGTGTATGTGGTGGCGGAATTCGTAAACAGCGATGGAGAAGTTCTTTCTCAGTTAGGCGAAACCATCAAGATTGAAAAGGGCACCTTCCATGACGAAGACGTTCGCAAATTCTCGTTTGCAAATGTCGTACCTGCAAAAGAGACCAATGTGGCAGCACTGCCTGGTGTAAGCGTGGCGTTATCCATCTACGAAAGCGAAGAAGCATTCAAGGCAGGAAAAAAGCCCACCGTTAGATTCGATAACGACGGGCTTCAGGAAAATAACAAGTTGCTTTTAAGGCAGTAG
- a CDS encoding metallophosphoesterase has product MAIGFILILALLGLFFWNIRQVKSGVKGSLIAGAYIIVTIGSFMLYRNSVIFSYLQTLMIIWLCQALWIFLLWDVFRIVRRLKTKKRLLQPDAERQAGFLFGISFALTVVFLTYGMQHNENYELRFETIKLENRVAQSQVTDSAAAPVAEQKNFTAMFFSDLHLDMLSKPAKLERMVSEAKSIKPDFILFGGDLADIHDSVMTAQGYDKLVKQLASTAKIAAVAINGNHEGYMERNGSDPMGWLRRNGFVVLDDSTACFPAGSSNQAIEPVACFTGRTDFQVSRTREETRKPLADLVPGAQLASEESAKLQNIPWILLDHQPKGIEKDYDGRLPDLALSGHTHDGQFFPGTVFIDLFWRLSVGFGILDNTKWLVTSGVDSWGPPVRVGSDTEMWVLNFER; this is encoded by the coding sequence ATGGCTATTGGATTCATTCTTATTCTCGCGCTCCTCGGACTTTTCTTCTGGAACATTCGCCAAGTAAAATCCGGTGTAAAAGGTTCCCTGATTGCAGGCGCCTACATCATCGTCACCATCGGCAGCTTTATGCTGTACCGTAATAGCGTCATCTTCAGTTATCTTCAGACGCTAATGATCATCTGGCTTTGTCAGGCCTTGTGGATTTTTCTTTTGTGGGATGTGTTCCGCATTGTTCGACGCCTCAAGACCAAGAAGCGTTTGCTTCAGCCCGATGCCGAGCGCCAAGCCGGTTTTCTCTTTGGAATTTCCTTTGCGTTGACCGTGGTGTTCCTGACTTACGGTATGCAGCACAACGAAAACTACGAGCTGCGTTTTGAAACCATCAAGCTGGAAAATCGCGTGGCACAAAGTCAGGTAACAGATTCTGCTGCGGCCCCTGTTGCAGAACAAAAGAACTTTACTGCCATGTTCTTTAGCGACCTTCACTTGGATATGCTTTCCAAACCCGCCAAGTTGGAACGTATGGTTTCCGAAGCCAAGAGCATCAAGCCGGATTTCATTTTGTTCGGTGGCGACCTTGCGGACATTCACGATTCTGTGATGACTGCCCAGGGCTACGACAAGCTGGTGAAACAGTTGGCTTCCACGGCGAAGATTGCCGCTGTGGCTATCAATGGGAATCATGAAGGCTACATGGAACGTAACGGTTCTGATCCCATGGGCTGGCTCCGTCGTAACGGCTTTGTGGTTCTCGACGATTCTACTGCTTGTTTCCCGGCGGGCAGTTCTAATCAGGCGATTGAGCCTGTCGCTTGCTTTACCGGCCGTACAGATTTCCAGGTTTCCCGCACTCGCGAAGAAACTCGCAAGCCTTTGGCAGATCTTGTTCCTGGCGCTCAGTTAGCTTCCGAGGAATCTGCGAAGCTCCAAAATATTCCTTGGATTTTGTTGGACCATCAGCCCAAGGGAATTGAAAAGGATTACGACGGTCGCCTTCCGGATCTTGCCCTCAGTGGACACACTCACGACGGACAGTTCTTCCCGGGAACCGTTTTCATTGATTTGTTCTGGCGCTTGAGCGTGGGCTTCGGTATTCTTGATAATACCAAGTGGCTCGTAACTTCTGGTGTTGATTCCTGGGGCCCGCCGGTACGTGTAGGCAGCGACACTGAAATGTGGGTCTTGAATTTTGAACGATAG
- a CDS encoding penicillin-binding protein activator, with protein MKRILPLVLAAGLATSIFAQDDLGNAKSLIQNGNYSEAISALQKVYKSSFRKSSGEKAAVMLTECYLREHNRDEAEKVSSRFLEYYVKSDYRERMELASAIVSVEKGAVYEGVESMLRILAYSKNPAARSRTKDVVIQTLAASLLNADQLQALLEKFPVDKDVIGWMQLQIGRECQNAKRFRAARYWYKKVLAADVAENLSNTAKKGMESLDGTGAGQPTILVLAPLSGDFAEFGAAAIQGVMLAHEQAGLQGKVNIRVADTRADASQALLRTQQAVNQDSIVAVIGPIMSAPAATVGAWLGSNFQNIPMLTPTATDDGIAKMGPNIFQVNITMDNLAQSIADFAVKCLNIREFAVLSPLGDYGSAMSQSFTQAVERRGGSMIAFRNYEEGRPDYKTEFNLLRDVRFKQLNRRRNIARGASDLDAVNAKERMLSMRDSTFNIPGIFIPATNPADAGSMVGQAAFNKISGTFLGTSGWYGRELLIQGKRLVDSSYFSVPALDMGRDNQSLKDFSSAFKERWGEEPGEDKVSGLSYDAANIVFTAMAKGSSSLTNAINNIGTFKGVYGEIKFKRGANTNTKIVTVIKGKFETLDGCPAK; from the coding sequence ATGAAACGTATCCTTCCTCTGGTTCTTGCCGCAGGTCTTGCGACCTCCATCTTCGCTCAAGATGACTTGGGCAATGCAAAGTCCCTGATTCAGAACGGCAACTACTCTGAAGCAATTTCGGCCCTTCAAAAGGTCTATAAGTCCAGCTTCCGTAAGTCCTCCGGCGAAAAGGCCGCAGTGATGCTTACTGAATGCTACCTCCGCGAACACAACCGCGATGAAGCTGAAAAGGTTTCCTCCCGATTCCTGGAATACTACGTTAAGTCGGACTACCGCGAACGTATGGAATTGGCTAGCGCCATCGTTTCCGTGGAAAAGGGCGCCGTTTATGAAGGCGTTGAATCCATGCTCCGCATCTTGGCCTACTCCAAGAATCCGGCTGCACGTAGCCGCACCAAGGACGTGGTTATCCAGACTTTGGCCGCTTCCCTCCTGAACGCCGACCAGCTCCAGGCTCTCCTGGAAAAGTTCCCGGTGGACAAGGACGTTATCGGCTGGATGCAGCTGCAGATCGGTCGTGAATGCCAGAACGCAAAGCGTTTCCGCGCCGCCCGCTACTGGTACAAGAAGGTTCTCGCTGCAGACGTTGCTGAAAACCTTTCCAACACCGCCAAGAAGGGTATGGAATCTCTCGATGGTACTGGTGCAGGCCAGCCCACCATCCTTGTGCTTGCTCCCCTTTCTGGTGACTTTGCCGAATTCGGTGCTGCCGCAATCCAGGGCGTCATGCTGGCCCACGAACAGGCTGGTCTTCAGGGTAAGGTCAACATCCGCGTTGCCGACACCCGTGCCGACGCTTCCCAGGCTTTGCTCCGCACCCAGCAGGCTGTGAACCAGGACAGCATCGTTGCTGTTATCGGCCCCATCATGAGTGCCCCGGCAGCAACCGTTGGCGCTTGGCTGGGCAGCAACTTCCAGAATATTCCGATGCTCACCCCGACTGCTACCGACGACGGTATCGCCAAGATGGGCCCGAACATTTTCCAGGTGAACATCACCATGGACAACTTGGCCCAGAGCATTGCGGACTTTGCCGTGAAGTGCCTGAACATTCGCGAATTCGCAGTGCTGAGCCCCTTGGGTGATTACGGTTCCGCCATGTCCCAGAGCTTTACCCAGGCTGTGGAACGCCGCGGCGGTAGCATGATTGCCTTCCGCAACTACGAAGAAGGCCGTCCCGACTACAAGACCGAATTCAACCTGCTCCGCGATGTTCGCTTCAAGCAGCTGAACCGTCGTAGAAACATTGCCCGTGGCGCTTCCGACCTGGATGCAGTGAATGCCAAGGAACGTATGCTCTCCATGCGCGACTCCACTTTCAATATTCCGGGTATCTTCATTCCGGCTACCAATCCGGCTGATGCTGGCTCCATGGTTGGCCAGGCTGCCTTCAACAAAATCTCCGGCACCTTCCTGGGAACTTCCGGCTGGTATGGCCGCGAACTCTTGATCCAGGGCAAGCGTCTGGTGGATAGCTCCTACTTCAGCGTGCCTGCTCTCGACATGGGCCGCGACAACCAGAGCCTCAAGGACTTTTCTAGCGCCTTCAAGGAACGTTGGGGTGAAGAACCGGGCGAAGACAAGGTTTCCGGCCTCAGCTACGATGCTGCAAATATCGTCTTTACCGCCATGGCTAAGGGCTCCAGCTCCTTGACCAACGCCATCAACAACATCGGCACCTTCAAGGGTGTGTATGGCGAAATCAAGTTCAAGCGCGGCGCCAACACCAATACCAAGATCGTTACCGTGATCAAGGGCAAGTTCGAAACCCTCGACGGCTGCCCCGCAAAGTAA